In Paenibacillus sonchi, the genomic stretch AAAGAAGACAATACCCTGTTCACCGTCACCGACAGCGGCAGCGGGATTCCGGAACGCGACCTGGAACTGGTGTTTGAGCCTGGTTTCACGACCAAATTCAATGAAGAAGGCGTAGCCGCGACGGGAATTGGACTGTCACATGTACGGGATATTGTTCATTTATTTGCAGGAGAAATAACCGTCCAGCCGGCTTCCCATAGCGGAGGGGCCATGTTTCAGATTATTGTGCCGACGGCACAGCTGCGGAAGGAGGAATAGAGCATGCCGCTTTCTTTCTGTATAGTGGATGATGATGGGGCTGCCAGAAGAATGCTGCAGCATATTATAGAGGACAGCGGGCTGGGCGAAGTGGCCGGCACGGCAGAAAGCGGGCAGGATGGAGTACGCCTGATCCTGAGCGAGAATCCCGATATTGTGCTGATGGACCTGCTGATGCCGGATCAGGATGGAATTGAAACGATCATTTCGCTGCAGTCCCAGGGCTGCCGCTCCAAGTTCGTGATGATCTCGCAGATTGAGAAAGGGGACATGGTCAGCCGCGCGTACCGCAGCGGAATTGAGTTCTTCATCCGCAAGCCGATCAACAAAATTGAGGTAGAGTCGGTGCTGCACAAAATAAATGAGCGCTACGCGCTGGGCCGCTATCTGGACGAGATTAAGCTGAGCCTTGGCAAGCTGGAAGGGCTGCAGTTCGGATTGCCGCCGGTTCAGGCCAGCAAACGTACGGTCAAGGAGATCATTCAGCCCATCCTGATGAATATGGGGATGATCTCGGAGAGCGGAAGCCGGGATATTATTACAATCATGGAGCTCGCTGCGGCAAAAGAAAACACAGACAGTCTTCCTCCGCTCAAGGAGCTGTATGAGCTGGCTGCCGCCACCTACAAAACCGTTCCCGCCGAAGCG encodes the following:
- a CDS encoding response regulator, whose amino-acid sequence is MPLSFCIVDDDGAARRMLQHIIEDSGLGEVAGTAESGQDGVRLILSENPDIVLMDLLMPDQDGIETIISLQSQGCRSKFVMISQIEKGDMVSRAYRSGIEFFIRKPINKIEVESVLHKINERYALGRYLDEIKLSLGKLEGLQFGLPPVQASKRTVKEIIQPILMNMGMISESGSRDIITIMELAAAKENTDSLPPLKELYELAAATYKTVPAEAAKEVKAIEQRLRRALAAGLTNLASIGITDYGNPKFEYYAPLYFDFEEVRLKMKEIEQGRESGKVKVNIKKFLQVLHLELMEGMNR